The Hordeum vulgare subsp. vulgare chromosome 4H, MorexV3_pseudomolecules_assembly, whole genome shotgun sequence genomic interval AAGTTGACGAAAcatatcgacatgggatctagtttcgaagaactcgtcgcgagaaaaccaatggtgaaaacggatcatcgattgaattaacggttttgtagataaaaccttttgaatttcaaacatcaaaagaGAATCGCACGTTGTTCTCCCGCCGCACGGCAACGCAGCCATGCGCACGCTACCAATTAGATTTCCCCTTCAATAAATAAAGACCAATTGGGTCAATTACATATAGTTGGTTGTAAATAACATTCAGTTTCTAGCTTACAACGAAATCTAGACATGTACTCTTTAACAATATTAGAGCATCTCTGGTGGCTTGTGTATGTGGTAGTCTAAATCAAATATAGACTATCACAGGTCCAAAAACGCCTAGCGGCTTGTCTATCAGCTAGTCTAAATTTTAGACATCCAGTAAAATCGCTACCCATTCTCCAAATATACACGACCGAGCGACGACCGAGCGGCCACGAGTAAATCCCAGCTGCTTCTCCGGTCGTCTCTCCCACACCCATCTGGAGCAGATCGAGACGAGGAGGACGCCCGCCACTGCCCCGAGCTTGCCGCCGTCGCTGAGGTATGGCTTTTTCTCGTAGattcggagagagagagagggaaggggggggggacAGGGGAGggcgcgccggcgccggcgccgccccggctCGATGCGCGAGGCCTCAGGCCAGCGTCGCTCAGGTCGGGCGGGCGGGCGCTCATGCCGGCGGCGACCGCGGGGGTAGGGGCGCTCAGGCCGGCGGGATTAGATCGACTGAGCAGGGGGGCTCTCAGGCCGACGACggtagggggagggggtggggaggccgGCGGCAGTAGGGGGAGGGGGAGTTGGGAGGGCGGAGGCGGTGGGGAACTGCGGCGGCGATCCGCAGCACGCACATGCACAGGCAGCACCTGCCCCGCAGCAGTGCACCGCAGTGCCTTGCGTGCGGTGCGCAGCACGCACACGGAGAAGCTGTTTGTGTATTTGCTGTCAATTGCTTCCTACTGAATTATTGTTTGTgtatcttgcttctattgccatgtATATATCCTACTGAATTATTGTTTGTGTGTAGATGGAGAACTCAAATAAGATGAACTCACATCTCAACAACTCCTCGTTTCTAGACATGATGAATGTGGGATCGAGTGACATAAATTGGATTGGAACATCAAATTGCAGCCCAATCGGGGAACAAGTGAGGATGCAAACTAAAAAAATCGACAAAAGGAGCCTCCACGAAAGGGAAAAATTGGTCAAGTGCTGAGGACTTGGTGTTGATCCAAGCATGGGAAAATACTAGTTTGGATGCGGTGGCTGGGACGGGTCAGAATTTAATTACATATTGGGAAGGATTTCAGATTACTACAATAGCCACAAAAAACCTCATGGCCAGAGCGTGTTCCTAATGGAGTCATTTGTCGTTACAACACTATTTCAGCGCTCACGAGCAGGTTGTGTGCATGCGTTCAACAAATATTGAATAGAAATGGCAGCGGCTTGACTCTCTCCGATAAGGTATGCATCTATTTTCTATTTTGCTTCAAATATTCCATATGTGTTGTATGAAAGTGTTAACTCTCCATTTCCTTTTACATGAAAGAGATGCACACCGCTTGTTCATTGAACTGGACGAGAAAAAGAAACCATTTACACTAATGCATTGCTATATAGAGTTTGAGAAGTATCCAAAGTGGCAGACACGTCCGCCTCCTCAAAAGAAACATAAGAAGACCTCGGATGCAAGTCCGAGTACAACCTCAAATGATGAAGACTTTGACGTATGCACATATACTCTTGAAGAGGAGATAAGACCTCCTGgcacgaagaaggagaagaaagaacgtTTGCCGAAAGATAGTGCTTGCAAGTTATCATTAGAAAGTGTGTGGGCACAGAAGATAGAGAAGGATGATGCCAAAGAGGCCGCAAAAAATGCGTGCTACGCGAGAGCTTTTGAATTGAAAGAGAATCAGATTGCATTGTAAGAAAGGGAGGATGCACGAAAACAGTTTGAATTAGAAGAGAAAATCATGCTCATGGACACATCTGGTATGAGTGATGCACAGAAGCAATTCTACAAGAAAAAACAAGATGAGATCGCTGCTCGGTGCCAGAACACATATGGTTGACCTTTATTTGTTCTTCTGGCAACTATTTATTATGACTTGAACTATTTGTCACTTGTACTACATCACTCATTTCTGCCAGAGGTGTTCAACTAGATCATATTGAAGTTGAGAATGATCATCTTTGTTTCTAATTTGTTGATGCATCTGAATAAATGCACTCAGCTGTTCTGCATGAGTAGAAGACACTGTGACTCTTTCTCCCATTCCCTCATAACTGTAGTTTTCCCAACCAGTGTGTCGTTCCTCTTCAACTACCATATTGTGCATTATGACACAAGCTTTCATAACATCACCGATTTCTTTACGTTTCCATCCTTTCGCAGGTCCTCGGATAATGGCAAAACGGGATTGCAGAACTGCAAAGGCTCGTTCAACATCCTTTCTAGCTGCCTCTTGCCTTTGggcaaaatgtttcttctttcttGTTTGTGGAGATGGTATGGTCTTCACAAATGTTGCCCATTCTGGATATATGCCATCTGCAAGGTAATACCCCATAGTATACTGATGGCCATTGATGGTATAATTCACTTCTGGAGCTTCACCTTGGACTAGCTTTGCAAACACATGAGAACGTATAAGAACATTTAGATCGTTGTTACACCCTGGTACaccaaagaaagcatgccaaatccaaagATCCTGGGAAGCAACTGCTTCCAAGATCATTGTGGGCCTTTTCACATGACCTTTAAACATGCCATGCCATTTATTGGGGCAATTTTTCCAAACCAAGTGCATACAATCTATACCGGCTAACATACCAGGAAATCCTCTTTCCTCGCCGACTGCAAGTAATCTTGCAGTATCTTCTTCATTTGGAGATCTTAGGTACTGGTCACCAAAGACTTCACAAATTTTGATTACAAACTTCTTGCAAGCCTCTAGATTTGTAGCTTCTGCAGACCGGATGTAGTCATCAGCACTATCAGTCGCTATTTCATAAGTTAGCAttcgcattgctgcagttatCTTTTGCAACGGATGCAACCCAAGAAGTCCACAAGCACTTCTTGTTTGCGTAAAataaccatcataattatgttgaaGTGTAGTTTCAGTTATGCGATTAAACAAATTTCAAGACATCCTAAACCCGTGCGTCAAATCTATAATTAGATAGGAAGGTGAAAAATAGGCAAACATAGAGTAATGTACTAATTATGAACCTTCGTCGAAATAAGTTTTCGGGATAGCGAGGATTTTCACTAAAAGTAGTCATTGCAGAGTAGAACAAACCCCGCATATCTTCCTCGATTGATCATCTGACGTCCATGCTTGGAACCACCATGGCGTCGACGGTTCCCCTGCTCTTCCTCCTCGTGCTCTGCGAATGCTACAAGAATGAGTTCGTCGTCGTcggatgaagacgatgacgaattcatcagcatattcaCAGAAGCAATGTTTTCACTCACCATATTGTTGTGTGAGAGAGGACAGAGGAATTCGGGGAAGGAATGCCGAGGATTGATGGATGAGGGATGGGAGGGGTGGTATATATAGACCTGTAAATAAAGCCGTTGCAAATAGAGTCGTTGAAAATAGAGCCGTTGGAAATATAGACTATCAAATTTAGACAATACGCTCGAAAACAGAGGTTGTctaaattcaatttttttagaTTATTGTCTATATGAAGATATAGGTGGTGTTTCTTTGCCCAAGAACTAGACTAAAAAGTCTCTTTTAGgtaaagaaacaggagggacttttcctTAAAAGACTACAAAAAGACTCTATTGAAGAgacttttttctttagtccctGAGACTAAAAAAAAAAATAGTCCCTGGAAAAGAAACACCATCATAGACTACCAAATTTAcacaatcaattagagatgctctTATGTGCTAGATTATGGTCCTATGTATTGgttgagattatcatgttgtttATTATTGATATTTTTTTTTTATCCGGTGCAACACAGGAACATTTGTACTACTAGTATTGTAAAAATAGAGTTACGATCACGTCTAGAAGTCGGGTACCCGAGTGCGCCACCCTTCACGAAAGTACCGCGGAAAAGCCGCTCTCACGAGTCATCAATCGAAAAAAAAAGGTTTACCAAAACCAAAGCAATGGTGGTCACGAGCTCTCACTCTTAACTTCCAACCAACCGATCAAACCGACTTCCATTGCTCAGCCTTGCAAGCTAAGCGAGAGGCCCACCCGGCAGCAGCGGACAGCTCACCACCCACCAACCCGCCTCCCCATCCCCAATGGCGAAGACGCAACCCCGCGGCGGCCCGGCGGCGGAGCCGCTCCTGctcccccccccgccgccgccgccgccgtaccTCACCCCCCACCCGCCGTCCGGCCTccacgccaccaccccctccgacgACGGCTCCTACGTCATCCTCGTCCCCGTGCGGCTCCGGCGCCGCCTGCGCCGGGGCTGCCGCTGCGGCTGCGTCGCCCCCGTCCTCGCATCCCTCGTGCTCCTCGCCCTTGCCTTCCTCCTCTGGCCCTCCGACCCCGGCGTCAGCGTCGCGCGCCTCCGCCTCGCGCACGTCTCCGTCGTCGCGCGCCCCGCCGTCGCCCTCAACGTCTCCGCCGCGCTCAAGGCCCGCGTCCGCAACCCCAACCTCTTCGCGCTCGGCTACAGCCGCCTCGACGTCGCCATCGGCTACCGCGGCCGCCCGCTCGGCACCGTCTCCTCCGGCGGCGGCCTCGTCCGCGCGCGCGCCGTCTCCTACGTCGACGCCGACCTCCACCTCGACGGGATCCGCGTCGTCGAGGACGCCGTGTACctcctcgaggacctcgcgcggGGGTCCATACCCTTCGACGCCGTCGTCGAGGTCGAGGGCCAcctccacttcttcttcctcaGCGTCCCCGTCAAGGTCCGTGCCGCTCAAACCCTAATTACCCATTGGTTATGTCTGCATGGAAGGCACGCATTGTGAAATTAGATTACTGCCCGTCTCTAATTCGCTAACCTTGTCGCAATGTGAGCTCCTCTTCACATTGGATTGGAAGCCCTGTGCTAATCGTTAGGATCTGACGTCTAATGGACCTCCAAAACAAACCTAATTAGGGCattgcaaataaaaataaaaaatcccgTGGGAAAAACAACTTTACAATATCTTTGGCCCTTGCAGCTCTGGATTGTGATAACTTTAATCAGCCAAACATATGTTGGTTATGGCTTTTGTAATGGTAATCAGTCTATCAGGAATATAATACTGTTGGAAGAAATATGCTCTGACTTCCATAGTCACGAATCACAATTCAGTAAACTTCGGCGTTATGATCTTCGACCAGTTACCTCTTACATCTTGTTCATATTTCCCTAATTGCTTGTTAGGGGTGTAATACAATAGGTAAACTGGGAATCGTAGTATAATAcattatttcttttttttatgaATCTACAACACTTCAAGACTATTATGTGTCAGCTCTTCTGAGCAGGTTTTGTTTTTCTGAACTTCTCGTCATGTATGATGATCACCTAACTGAAGGCTGGTCCTTGTAAAAATTAGTCACAAAGAAATAAAAGAATAATAGGTTTAAAATCATATAGACAGAAGAAACTTCAATATTTTTCAGAGTTAATATGTGGTTAACACTTTAAGCAGGACATAGAGGAAATACTTATAGTTAATTTTGCCCTTCCTTTTATTCTCTTCTGTATTGGCCATGATTTTGAATTACTTGTGCAACTAGGATCCCAAAgtgattttttttttgctttgcatGTTTGAGGAAAAAATCCCATAAAAAGAATTTCTATGTTTACTACTTGGGCCGTTCTCATCTTCACTCCTACATAATGATGCGATGGCTGGAAAATATTTTAATTGTTTTCTACTACATCCCATGTTTTCCCCTCCAAATTCTGGTGTGGGTTTAGGATTATAAGGTTTGGGTAGCATATAAAATCCTGTAGAATGAGTTGTTTTACAGACTAGGCGATGGCCGTTTTAAACACTGCAAAGTTATGCAGTGAAACCTCTATATCAGTCAAATTGGTTCCACAATTCTAAGCCTGAGGCATTTGCAGTCATCTCTGAAACAAATTTTATGATGCCACTAGCTGATACATTGCCTTCTCAATTTTTCATGTTCAGGGTAGTGGGCATcatatattttatattatgttgTTGCAAAGCAggacagtttaatgctatggtgatAGACTGAGAGTGTTACATTGCTGCCAAGATGTTTCTGGGTTACAATTTTAATATCCAGATGATATTTTTTAAAATGATGCTATCAAGTAATTTCATTGCAATGGATAGTTGTTTGAAAGCCTGGAGAGCATGTCGGTGCTGCACCAGGTCTTTGTGGTAGTTGTTCTGTACGTTTTGTAATGCTGTAGGACTTGTGAGTTGTGACTATGTTTGCCGAGCTGGGTGCTTTGATGTCTGGTTTCATTTCGCTCTAAagacctactccctccgtcccataatataagagcgtttttcacactacactagtgtcaaaaacgctcttatattatgggacagaggAAGTAAGTGTTTGTCTGGTGTGGTGTCCAATATTAAACTCTATTGGGTGAACTTCTGCTCCGTTATCCCTTGATAGTGGAACATAGAGCCTGCTGGTGTCGTATGGATTTTTTTTGGGGGTAATTTCTGGCAATAGAAACTAATTGCTGATCTgggttcattttttttatttcccagtGAAGTATCTTATATGTTACCTGGTTTTGTTGGGTTCGTTATTTGATTTGATCTTGTTGAGATGTTCTTCAATGATTCCTCCCAAAATATTTATATCTTTGGACCTCAGATGAAATCATTATTTTCTGGCGAACTGCCTGCAGCATGAAACAAGAGTCGTGGTGCCCGGGGGGCCTGTCTGTTTCCCGCTTCTAATTTCCTTTCAAATTAACCAAAAGATCGCATACTGAAGCATAGTGTCACCCTTCAGTACAGATATAATATAGTTTATAGTTTATCTAGTGTATGCCATGGAAGAACCATGTatgtttgttttttgttgttattcCAGATATCAGAAAGACCAAAAGTCGCCCAACAAATTATATTATTGCCGCAACAGTATGTTAGTTGTGCTCTTGGCAATATATATGGTCATCATACTGAACCCCTTGTGTATGGTTTTTGCAGGGGAGAATAGCATGTGTGGTTCATGTTAATccacacgatcagaccatagtacACCAGGACTGCTATCCAAAGGTAGTGAGCTTTGAACTCAGTTTACCGTCTCAAAGCCGGTTGCAACTTCCCAGAATCTGACCTGTTAATATTTTCTATCAGTGAGTTGGTGACGG includes:
- the LOC123447269 gene encoding uncharacterized protein LOC123447269, whose protein sequence is MAKTQPRGGPAAEPLLLPPPPPPPPYLTPHPPSGLHATTPSDDGSYVILVPVRLRRRLRRGCRCGCVAPVLASLVLLALAFLLWPSDPGVSVARLRLAHVSVVARPAVALNVSAALKARVRNPNLFALGYSRLDVAIGYRGRPLGTVSSGGGLVRARAVSYVDADLHLDGIRVVEDAVYLLEDLARGSIPFDAVVEVEGHLHFFFLSVPVKGRIACVVHVNPHDQTIVHQDCYPK